A genome region from Anolis carolinensis isolate JA03-04 chromosome 6, rAnoCar3.1.pri, whole genome shotgun sequence includes the following:
- the LOC103280461 gene encoding uncharacterized protein LOC103280461 isoform X2, whose protein sequence is MFSCIYYVEEPGQETLYLESKAIKISVLDPLPPPILWLDPPPRGMNEGESLLLTCSTHQTNRKRKFHFFRNEVEMMTSSLEEPPTSRELEEASPKASSVHILHAGPIQTGIFTCRYEEKSSNGWTLSPRSQTVYLTVLAPKPCEPSTLLYVWMVIPLAMVLPMVPLAYYFGRKKSAPKRQETVRPEEHKEENYFEYVEMRRLNCPLYSAQPSHLTSFAPLVLTQPKPASKMENGFKVLGEEEKEEDLYKNIPRQVKSRTQS, encoded by the exons ATGTTCTCCTGCATTTACTACGTTGAGGAGCCTGGGCAGGAGACTCTGTACCTGGAAAGCAAAGCGATCAAGATCTCGGTGTTGG atccccttcctcctcccatcCTATGGTTGGATCCTCCACCCAGAGGAATGAACGAAGGAGAGTCTTTGCTCTTGACTTGCTCAACCCACCAGACCAACAGAAAGAGAAAGTTCCACTTCTTCAGGAATGAGGTGGAGATGATGACCTCCAGCCTTGAGGAACCTCCAACGTCCAGAGAACTTGAAGAGGCTTCTCCAAAGGCTTCCTCTGTACATATCCTACATGCGGGACCCATTCAAACTGGGATATTCACCTGCAGGTATGAGGAAAAAAGCAGCAATGGGTGGACCCTCTCTCCCCGGAGCCAGACGGTGTATCTCACAG TCTTGGCCCCGAAGCCTTGCGAACCATCAACATTGTTGTATGTGTGGATGGTAATTCCGCTTGCGATGGTGCTCCCCATGGTCCCTCTGGCTTACTATTTCGGGAGAAAGAAGAGCG CACCAAAACGCCAGGAAACAGTTCGGCCAGAGGAACACAAGGAAGAAAATTATTTCGAATATGTTGAAATGAGACGTCTTAATTGCCCATTATACAG CGCTCAGCCATCACACTTGACAAGCTTTGCACCTCTTGTTCTGACACAACCGAAGCCAGCGTCAAAGATGGAGAATGGATTCAAGGTACtgggagaagaggaaaaagaagaggatctGTACAAGAACATCCCACGTCAAGTCAAAAGCAGAACACAAAGCTAG
- the LOC100552683 gene encoding histone H2B 5 has protein sequence MPEPAKSAPAAKKGSKKAITKTQKKGDKKRRKSRKESYSIYVYKVLKQVHPDTGISSKAMSIMNSFVNDIFERIAGEASRLAHYNKRSTITSREIQTAVRLLLPGELAKHAVSEGTKAVTKYTSSK, from the coding sequence ATGCCGGAGCCAGCGAAGTCAGCGCCTGCGGCCAAGAAGGGGTCGAAGAAGGCGATCACTAAGACCCAGAAGAAGGGGGACAAGAAGCGCAGAAAGAGCCGCAAGGAGAGCTACTCCATCTACGTTTACAAGGTGCTGAAGCAGGTGCACCCCGACACCGGCATCTCCTCCAAGGCCATGAGCATCATGAACTCCTTCGTGAACGACATCTTCGAGCGCATCGCCGGGGAGGCCTCCCGCCTGGCGCACTACAACAAGCGCTCCACCATCACCTCTCGCGAGATCCAGACGGCCGTCCGCCTCCTGCTTCCCGGGGAGCTGGCCAAGCACGCCGTCTCCGAGGGCACCAAGGCCGTCACCAAGTACACCAGCTCCAagtag